In uncultured Fibrobacter sp., a single genomic region encodes these proteins:
- a CDS encoding DedA family protein produces the protein MKTFKIIVPVLILASIAFAGEPEKTNIYTQIIDWYNSNLNYWTIALLMAIESSFIPFPSELVIPPAAYQAMQPGSNLNIAFIVLAGSIGALIGAYINYFLAKIFGRPIVYKFADSRLGHFLLIDATKVQKAEDYFRKHGSISTFIGRLITVIRQLISIPAGLAKMKLFPFTLYTFLGATIWNCVLAFLGYLAHGQKDLIEKYNSELAIALLAAGALFIGYMVWNAVKKK, from the coding sequence ATGAAAACATTTAAAATCATCGTCCCTGTATTGATCCTTGCCAGCATCGCTTTCGCTGGAGAACCGGAAAAAACCAACATTTACACGCAGATTATCGACTGGTACAACAGCAACCTGAACTACTGGACCATCGCGCTTTTGATGGCCATCGAAAGTTCGTTCATCCCGTTTCCGTCCGAGCTGGTCATCCCTCCTGCAGCATACCAGGCCATGCAGCCCGGTTCAAACCTGAACATCGCGTTCATCGTCCTTGCAGGCAGCATCGGGGCGCTCATCGGAGCCTACATCAACTATTTCCTTGCTAAGATTTTCGGGCGTCCGATTGTGTACAAATTCGCCGACAGCCGCCTAGGGCACTTCTTGCTCATTGATGCGACAAAGGTCCAGAAGGCCGAAGACTACTTTCGCAAGCACGGTTCCATTTCCACCTTCATAGGCAGACTCATCACGGTCATACGCCAGTTGATATCTATCCCGGCAGGCCTTGCCAAGATGAAACTTTTCCCGTTTACTTTGTACACATTCCTCGGTGCCACCATCTGGAACTGCGTTCTCGCGTTCCTCGGCTACCTCGCCCACGGGCAGAAGGACCTCATCGAAAAGTACAACTCCGAACTCGCCATTGCACTGCTCGCCGCAGGAGCGCTCTTCATCGGGTACATGGTGTGGAATGCAGTGAAGAAGAAGTAG
- the xseB gene encoding exodeoxyribonuclease VII small subunit yields MSTENFEYKNAMARLEEILSKIDNSEMEIDELAGQVQEATELLRKCRQILLATEKNVQEALASLDGEADE; encoded by the coding sequence ATGAGTACCGAAAATTTTGAATATAAAAACGCAATGGCACGTCTAGAGGAGATTTTATCAAAAATCGACAATTCCGAAATGGAAATAGACGAATTGGCCGGGCAGGTGCAAGAGGCTACGGAACTGCTGCGCAAGTGTCGCCAGATCCTGCTTGCGACCGAGAAAAACGTGCAGGAGGCATTGGCGAGCCTGGACGGTGAAGCGGATGAATAG
- a CDS encoding ATP-binding cassette domain-containing protein, translating into MNSTEKLPQGQDVPAIEVNGLTVRFPVRGGVLGKVRDYFTAVDNVSFVLPQGKILSIVGESGCGKSTLVKSLVGLVPAVFVDYKLFGAPVVDGKFSGVKRICDLVQMVFQDPFSSLNPRQTVVEILTAPLVARGVSFDEAQGRARRLLDRVSIPNGALDKFPHEFSGGQRQRLCIARSLMVEPKVLLCDEVTSALDVSVQAQILHLLDDLRNDLGLSILFISHDMQVVRALSDEVLVMYFGKVVERGDADIVLTNPQHEYTKKLLASVPTIRRG; encoded by the coding sequence ATGAATAGTACAGAAAAACTGCCGCAGGGGCAGGATGTTCCCGCCATCGAGGTGAACGGACTTACGGTCCGGTTTCCGGTCCGTGGGGGTGTGTTGGGCAAGGTCAGAGATTACTTTACTGCAGTAGACAACGTTTCTTTTGTTCTGCCACAAGGTAAAATCCTGAGTATTGTGGGTGAATCCGGCTGTGGAAAGTCTACGCTTGTGAAATCGCTTGTCGGACTGGTCCCGGCGGTGTTTGTTGACTATAAATTGTTCGGTGCTCCGGTTGTCGACGGAAAATTTTCTGGGGTGAAAAGAATTTGCGACCTGGTCCAGATGGTGTTCCAGGACCCCTTCAGCAGTTTGAACCCGAGACAGACTGTGGTTGAAATCTTGACGGCCCCGCTTGTGGCGAGAGGCGTGTCGTTTGACGAGGCTCAAGGCCGTGCGAGGCGCCTCCTGGACCGCGTGTCTATCCCGAATGGGGCGCTTGACAAGTTCCCGCACGAGTTTTCTGGTGGGCAACGCCAGAGGCTTTGCATTGCCCGTAGCTTGATGGTCGAACCGAAGGTGTTGCTTTGCGACGAGGTCACGAGCGCACTGGACGTGTCGGTGCAGGCGCAGATATTGCATTTGCTTGACGATTTGCGCAACGACCTCGGCTTGAGCATCTTGTTCATCAGTCATGACATGCAGGTGGTGCGCGCACTGAGCGACGAAGTCCTGGTCATGTATTTCGGGAAGGTCGTGGAACGCGGGGACGCCGATATTGTCCTCACAAATCCGCAGCACGAGTACACCAAGAAACTGCTTGCGAGCGTGCCCACCATCAGAAGGGGCTGA